The stretch of DNA CACTGTTACACCCTATctttgttttaaccctttcatgttTCATGGACGTCATTTCCGATGAGGTCGATTTGTAATTTATAGAAAACGAAGATTTTGTACCCGAATGcgctattttttaaaaatgaacaaatattttaattcatgtttgtcatgaaaatagatttttttgaaTTGTTGTCACAggaaatgttttacaatgtaCAACTTTAGACCACGTTATAAATTTAacaattcatatttaaatttaagcttataagaaaaataattgttcattttttaataactCATATCTTTCACATCAGAAAATGTTACTTTATACATGTGACCCTTAAAGGAAAATCTGTGACTATATTCTTGGTTTGAACACACAGAGTTATATGAGTTAATTAGCCTAGCCCCCGCATCATTATGACAACAGCTAAGTCTAAACTAATACCAAGGATCAAGACatgctttgcattttcattacagGGACAGAGAATGTGAGATTCTGCATAATACTCCTTAAAAGCTAAAAGGGAGTCTTACTTCAACTAGGCTGACACAGAAGGCAGTGTCTTGTGGCCTCTAGGTAACAGCTAGATTGCTTTATAAAATTTGTCCTGGTATGTATCCCGTGATATCAATTAACCTAATCATTCACTTTATGTTAGAAATAAGCTTACAAAGCCAGCTGTTCATCCCGTAACCTTTTCCTGTCACGTGATCCAGTGGAACAAGTGACTCTTATAAATACAGGCTTTCTGGGGTACATTATAAAACCATCCAAAGGCTGCAAAGAGGTAAGAATAGATTTtctaatatacatatatatactgcaGCACTGACAGACCTGTGATCAAATGAAATATGGTTGTAATGTTTTATACTGAAGGAAGGTGAGACTGTTACTAGTTGTTTAGCAAATGATTAATGCTACACTTTGATAATAGTACAGAATAGTTGTCACAATGTACAGGATAGTTAGGTCAGAAAGATCAGATACCATAATGTGTTTACAGATAAATGTGGTAGTGGATGTTTTTAGagtttgttgttgctgtgtagTTCCTGTGAGCTATATATCTCTGACCAGCACATTTGACAACCTGATTTCAGATTTGGATTTTTAAAGAGATCTTCTTGATGTGTGTGCTCAGACTATAAAACCACATGTATATGGAtgaaggtttttctttatttgaagTCAGAAAATGAGCTTGCTGGGAATTTAACATGGACACAAACTTGTCATTAATGCAAAGCAGGTCTGAGGAGAAGCAATATTTACCCTGTGGTCTGAGGGCACTAATATAGGAACACAACTCAGGGGAGTGCACGtcaccattttatttgtttgtgagACAGAGGCAGTGAACTCCATGTGGACATTAATGCTTTCATCGACCACAAGATTAAATCAATACCTGCAATTTCACCTTATGAGACTGAACCCATGAACAAATTGTACCTGTATATTTCTTCAGGTTCATTTTTCCCTTCTAAAACAATCCTGGGACTGATTGatcaaacaagaaaagaaactAATCTTTTAAAACCTTCAGAGGGACCAGATCAGCTCTGTAGATTTATGACACACTGTCCTTGACTGCCCATCCACTGCTACACTATGCCCAGTATATTGAAAAAAGGCCAGTTTATTCTTTATTGTAGTAATGCTCAATGAAGCTGACAGTTCTGCGATTGCCTTTTATCATTGTAGGTAAAAGCTGGCCCCAAGATCATGAAGACCTTGATTGCCCTCATTttgcccctgctcctgcctcttGCCATTGCCCAGATACCCCACTGGGGGCCCTGTCCAGAGCCCGCTGTCCAGCCAAACTTCATCTTGAAGAAGGTACCGCCCCTTTGTTGGCCCCCCCAATGAGACGTGCTCCTTCAATGTTGGGACCCCTGGGTCAGCTACCTGTCTGTCAATCACAGGGAGCTTGGTCATGATGGGGGCTATCAAAGGCAAAACAATCTTGATTGTATCATAGTAAGTGATAGTGCCTGATTTAGAAGTGTATTTCCCAGTGTGAGTTGACAGTGTTGTTGAATAATCTGAACTCAGCCTTTCATCTGATCTGACGTGTGATTGTGCAAAGTTTGTGTACATGTCTTTTACATCATGAACACAATTTCTTTTTACtcagtttttgaaatgtgtttcaccTTTTCAGTTCCTTGGGAGGTGGTATGAAATTGCTAAGCTGCCGGCGCAGTTTGAGAAAGGGAGGTGCATCGAGACTAATTTCTCAATGAAAGCAGATGGGACCATTAAAGTATCAAGCTCAGAAATACTGTGAGTGTGGAAGCTGATGCCAAGTACTGTATACCACAAGATCCTGATCAGATATTACATCACACAGATTTCCTCACCCTCAGTAAGGGTTAACCTCCCTTCAGGTGCAGTTAGTCTTGGGAGGGTCTCAGAACACAGGAACCTATAGTGAATAACAGGGAAAACACTGACGGGCCTGTAAGgagaaatatacagtaaaagtTAAATTCATTCTAAAAGCTAAATATATCAATTTTTAATATCCTTTCATCTAATTATTGATATTTGAAGTAGTAATACAATGTTTATTCTGGATCTGGTTTCAGCTCCATGTTTTCCTGCCTTCATGACATAACGTGTGCCGCTTCATTTATTTGGAGAGCTTGGCGAAGTTGTATGAAAGCTTCTGAAGGGATGACAAGGGAAAATAGCTATTATTGATACCATTGCCATGACTGTATTctattttaaacacagattcATTTAGATTAGTTGTCTTTCTCATTTAATGCATTGTCCCTGATTATCACCATTTTGTGTCCCAGGAAGGGAGAGCTGAGGACCCTCGAGGGGACTGGCGTGGTGGAGGACATTAAGCAGCCAGCAAAACTGGGAATCAGCTTCTCCTACCGTAAGTATGGACATGGTCACAATCACCACTGCCTTTACAGCTAGTAGAACTCTGCAAAGGTTGTGTTTTACACTAtgacaaaagcagaaaaatcatATGATTCATAGGGCTGGTCATATTGTCTGGTTCATGACTGAATCTCTCTTAGTGGACAGACCCCACTTCATGTTGTGGTCAGACTGGTCAAAAACAGTTTGCTGTGCTTgcctcattacattattgtcatttagcatacactcttatccagagcaacttacatcaattacaggattttacactgttatccatttgtacagttggatatttgctgaggcaatagagggttaagtactttgcccaagggtacagcagcagttccccaatggggaattgaaccagcaacctttcgggtataagtcctgctccctaCCCACGATGCTACACTACCTCAATCTAAAGGGAACATAAACAAAAGGTCTCATGACTGTTCTAAGAGTTACCACAAAGTGGACTGGAGCTTGATTcacacaaaaaggcaaaattGAGTTTGAATTTGTCTTTCACATGTTTTGGAGCTCTGCATTAAAAACTAAACAACTATGAGCTGATATGAGGTTTTGTTTCAGGTTTGGGAAGTGCGCAAAGTCAAGCTTTTGCTTCAGTCTGATTATTGTTGTTCTGTCTTACATGAGTAATTTAGGGAAGCCACCAACTGTACTGGGAAGTGTgataaatttattttcaatatgaataaatgcggtatctctgtgtatgtatttttatgtactgTTTCTGTCTCAGTCACACCCTACTCCCCTTACTGGATCTTGTCCACCGATTACGATAAATCAGCCCTGATCTATTCCTGTACTGATGTGCTGAGGCTCTTCCACGTGGACTTCGCCTGGATCCTAGGCCGCACGCGCATGCTGCCCCAGGACACCATCAACAAAGCCAAAGACATTTTCACCAACAGTAACATTGATGTCAGCAAGATGATCGCATCCAGACAGCAAGGTTGCGACAAGGAAATCTGAATTACAATGGTCAGACATGTGGCAAATGGAGATTTTAACATGGTTGcttgaaagaaaatatgtaatttttataCTTTTACTATTTAAGATCAAAGGAATTCGATAAATCAttaaatcttttcttttcagggACAAAATGTGCATGTTATTTGGTACAGTGAAAGAACatatatgttcatatgtttaCTTAGTGgcttttgtatattttctttgtaaCGACAGCACACTTATTTCAGCTGGTACTTTAAAACCGTACATTAAAACGAATGCTAACATCACAAATTTTAACCATGGGATTATTAACTCACAGAAAATAAAGACCAGtgtctaaaaaacaaattacactgTCTCAATTTCTCTGAAAGATTCCTTTCCATAGATATGCCAGGTGCAAATCTACTGCCATCGTGCGTGTCACCGAAAACATTTCATCtgtaaaaaatgcacttttgactgaaaaaaatcttgacGCGCAATGAATGATTTGTGAAGCTGACGACACATAACTATTATGTCGTAGTCAGTTTGTgtaaaaaatattatcattggatatttttaaatcttttaaacaatattttctcTGGTTGCAAATAATGTTTAATAGACCATCACAACATGCGTGATGTTGTGAGCACTGCACCTCGTGCATGACAACAACCCCGAAG from Megalops cyprinoides isolate fMegCyp1 chromosome 20, fMegCyp1.pri, whole genome shotgun sequence encodes:
- the LOC118796134 gene encoding apolipoprotein D-like translates to MKTLIALILPLLLPLAIAQIPHWGPCPEPAVQPNFILKKFLGRWYEIAKLPAQFEKGRCIETNFSMKADGTIKVSSSEILKGELRTLEGTGVVEDIKQPAKLGISFSYLTPYSPYWILSTDYDKSALIYSCTDVLRLFHVDFAWILGRTRMLPQDTINKAKDIFTNSNIDVSKMIASRQQGCDKEI